The DNA segment ACCATGCAAATGAGGTCGGTGTAGTTAGCGTATCTCCCAGGAGCCCTTGGGGTCGTCACCACATGTACGCGCCTTCTGgcctggaggagggaaaggaaaaggaatcgTTCAGAGCCGGGCCTTGGATCTGGGGAGGCGAGACCGGGGGACAGCGCTAGGtggcggggccggggggggggcgaCTCCGTGGGGCCGTACATCCCAGACAGAGCACTAGGGGACAGGATGTGTGTccggggggtggcagggagggcgCTTTTACCGTGACTTGACCCGGCGGTCCTCGCCGTCGGGGAAGAGCAGTTTCGAGAGGACCGCTTCCGGGCTGTCGCGTTTCCCATACCTGGGGGCGGGGTCAGAGTGGGCGGGGTCAGGCACGGGCGCGCCCCTGGGCGGGGCTCGGGGACCCCGGGGACCCCGGGGACCCCGCGCCCAGCCCGCGCACGCGCTCACCGCTGCCGAGTGACCAGGTTGAGGTAGTGGCGCAGCGACGCATAGTAGCGGCTCAGCTCCTCCGGCGAGGCGTCTTCGCCGGGAGCCTCCGGCTTGGCGGGGTAGGCGTGGACCAGCGCCCCCAGGCAGGCAAGCAGGGCCAGCAGCACTGTGGCCATGGCGGGCCACGGCCTGCGCACCGTCACCATCTGAGGGGGCAGGGATCGTGGGTCATCCCCAGCCTCGACACCCGACGGCGGCGGGAGGCTGAGGCTGCCGTCGGGCCCACGCTCCCCGGCCTGGGCAGGGCTACTGCCGGACCAAGGCTCAGCCACCGGCTCTCTGTGTTCTCGGGCCCTGATGCACCATCTCTGCCTCGGTTTCCCTGTCCGAGAGGCATAAGCTCTGCCGGCCTCCCCAACCCCTACTCGTACTGCCCAGAACGGtagcaggaggcagagggctATGCTGGCCGCTCAGCCCCAATTTTCACcatcccagcctcagtttctccacaaAACTGCCCAGGTTCCCCCGCACCAGACCATTCCCGGGCCACTCACGGCGACAGCCCCAGAAGCAGAGATGAGCAGGTGGAAGGCGAAAGGAGTCCCAAGGGCTGGACTGCTGCAGGTCGGGCTGTGGCCTCCTCCTCTGCTCAGCACTTTCCCTGCGGGGCTTATATCTCAgcctggaaagggagggagagtccgagggggagggggagctcgaggggtggggagggcgccCTCCTCCTTGCCTCCACCCCCGCCAGATCACTGAGTGTACACCCAGACCGTGCGTGATGTCTCCACCTTGCAGGAGATGAGGGGGCAGACACCAGACTCAGACTCAGACTCTGGACAGAATCTGAACCCCATCTTCACCCCACAGCCCCCCAACGGCAGGTGTAGCCTCCTGAGGGGTGAAACATTTGTATCTAGACTCGTGGGGCAGCCCCTACGACCAGGGATAAGATTCCATCTTCCCTAGCCTACCcatgggtgggaaggaggagctTAGGCTGGACACTACCTCCAGCCAGGGGGACCTGTGACTGGTCCATGGAAAAGGCAACCTTTGCAGCCCTCGCTCTGCAGTTCCTTGGAGAGGGGCCGAGGAGTGGCACAATCTTTCTACTGGAGGCGGGGTAGGAGCTATGACTTTGGCTCTTGACCTGCTGTTTATGATGTCCTAGAAGAGAGGCCTCTCTGGACACCCCACTATGTCCCTTCTCTGTTAAAGAGTTGGGAGAGAATTgagagaaggcagaggccagtccccacccccagaagcaGCTGAGTCTGCCACCTGTGCTTCTAGCCTAATGCACACAGACCCGGGCCCAACCGGGCCCGGCATAGAGATCCCTTCCAAGTCAGCGCACCCCATCCCCATCCAGGTGTCATTCAGGGCACTGGTGTTTTCAGGGGTTAAGCGATGCCAGGGCTGCCCAAGCACACGCCACTGTCCCCAGCCCATTGCGGTCCCCGCTGGGCTCTGGGGCGAAGATCCTCACCCAGGGCctttgaaagaaagaggaagggactCTGTTTATTAGGCGCCTACTGTGCACTGGTCATACAGGATTGCTCACAACCCAATGAGGTGagtttattcccattttacagatgaggaaagtaaagGTCTGAGAGAGGAGGGAACCCAGGATTCGAACCAGAGAAAAGGGCTGGGGTAGACCCCAGGAagagcctggatggctcactccCTGGAATAGCCGTAGGGCTCAGAAGTCAGGCTGGGAACAGGCAAGGGGAGGCTAATTTGGGGGCCTGCTAACCTCTCTGAGAGGCCCACCACATCAGACCCACCTGCCCCCACTGGGAAAAGAGGGTTGTTGGGGAGTCTCCCCATAAAGCCCTTTCCAGCTCCCTTTCTCCCGGCCTGGCCACAGCCTCTAGTGCTTCCCTGCATCCCATCAGCCCCTGAGGGCAGGAGGCGCCATCTTGGTTCggggccagcccctcccccctccaggaCAGATGGCCGTGGGTGTTATTTTTAGAGCTCTTTCAAGGTGGAGAGTCTAGGGCTCCCTCAATCATCTTTTTATAGGTTCAATCACCCGCACTCTCCGGAAATGGCTTCTTACCAACCAGTCGGGCCCCACGGGCCCTGTATATCCCGAGAAAGGCTAGGGCAGCACGCTGAGCGCGGAGGCAGAAGAGGGGACCTGGACCCTATactcagagggaggagaaaaatcatTCACCTGAGGGGCAGGGCACAGCCCTGCTCTCCAGGACCCCCAGTC comes from the Ailuropoda melanoleuca isolate Jingjing chromosome 13, ASM200744v2, whole genome shotgun sequence genome and includes:
- the PYY gene encoding peptide YY → MVTVRRPWPAMATVLLALLACLGALVHAYPAKPEAPGEDASPEELSRYYASLRHYLNLVTRQRYGKRDSPEAVLSKLLFPDGEDRRVKSRPEGAYMW